The DNA sequence CTGCCGGGGTGCGGGCGGTGTGCCGGGCCGACGCGTCGAGCAGGCACGCGTCGACGTGGCCCGGTTCGCCGTACCGGTTGACAAGCTCAGGCGGCGACGTGTCGCAGTCGGCGTGGGCGAACGCGCAGCGTGGGGCGAAGCCGCAGCCGGGCGGTCGGTCGACGCCGGTGAGCGGGCTGCCGGGGATGGCCGGCAGCCGGTCGGCGACCGGCCCGTCGACCCGGGGCACCGAGTCGAGCAGCCCCATCGTGTACGGGTGCTGCGGTGAGTACAGCACCTGGTCGCGGGTGCCCTGCTCGACGATGCGGCCGCCGTACATGACGGCGACCCGGTCGGCGACCTCGGCGACCACTCCGAGGTCGTGAGTGATCAGGACGATCGAGGTGCCGTGCTCGGCCTGCAGCCGTTTGAGGGTGGCCAGCACCTGGGCCTGGATGGTGACGTCGAGGGCGGTGGTCGGCTCGTCGGCGATCAGCACGGTCGGGTCGTTCGCCAGCCCGATCGCGATCATGACGCGTTGCCGCATGCCACCGGAGAGCTGGTGCGGGTAGGCGCGCGCGTTGCGGGCCGGGTTGGCGATGCCGACGTCGGCGAGCAGCTCCTCGGCCCGCTGCCAGGCCCGCGCCCGGCTGATCCGTTGATGGGTACGGATCATCTCGGCGACCTGGGCCCCGGCTCGCTGCAACGGGTTGAGCGCGGCGAGGGCGTCCTGGAAGACCACCGAGATGTCCCGGCCCCGGACCCGGCGTAGGTCGGCCTCGCTGGCGGTGGTCAGGTCCCGCCCGTCGAACTCCACCCGGCCGGTGATGTGCGTGCCGGGTGCCCGGTTGAGCCCGACCAGGCTCATCGCCAGGGCGGACTTGCCGGAGCCGGACTCGCCGACCAGGGCGAGAATCTCACCGGCGTGCAGGTCGAGGTCGACGCCGGCGACGGCCGGCAGCCGACCGGCCGGTACGTCGAACTCGACCCGCAGCCCGCGCACGGACAGCACCGGCGCCGCCGGGCCGGCCGGGGCCGGGTTCGCCGAGGCCGGGGCGGAGGTCACCGGGGCGCTCCGGCGATGCCTGCGGCAGCCCGCTCCACCAGGTCGGCCACTTCACGGGGCCACACCCGGGGGGTGAAGTGACTGCCGGTGATCTCGGCTACGGTGGCGCCGGCACGGGCCGCCATGTCCCGTTGGGTGTCCGGGCGCAGCGTCTTGTCCTGTGCCGCGACCAGGTACCAGGACGGCTTGTCGCGCCAGGCGGGCACCCCGGTGGGCTGCGCGAAGATGGCGTCGGCGCTGGGGCGCGAGTCGGCGTCGAAGTTGTCCCGTTCGGCTTCCGGCACGTCCCAGCCGATCTCCGCCCAGTACTCGGGGCTGTGCTCCGAGGCCCATTCGCCGTTCGGACCACGTCGCATGTGCCGGCTGACCTCGGCGGGCGGGTAGCGGCCGATGATGTCCTGGATCGACTCGCCATTGTCGGGGGCGAACGCACAGACGTAGACGAGCCCGGCGACCCGCTCGTCCCGGCCGACGTTGGTGATCACCGCCCCGCCGTAGGAGTGACCGACCAGCAGCACCGGTGCGGTGCAGTCGGCAAGCACGGCGGTGGTGTTGGCGACGTCCTCGACGAGCGAGTTCATCGGATTGGTGACCAGGTGTACCCGGTGTCCGGTGGCGCGCAGCAACGGTGCCACGTGGGCCCAGGTGCTCGGGGTGCCGCCAGCACCGTGCACCAGCACGATATCCATGATGGATTCATCCTCTCCGTAGGCGCGGGTCCAGGACCAGGTAGAACAGATCGACTGCGGCGTTGACCAGCACGAAGAGCAGCGCGATCGCCAGCGCGGCGCCCTGCACCACCGGGTAGTCGCGTTGCAGCACCGAGCTGACCAGCAGGTTGCCGACGCCCGGGTACGAGAAGACGGTCTCGGTGATCACCGAGCCGCCGAGCAGCGAACCGAACTGCAGACCGAGCACGGTCACGATGGGCAGGCCGGCGTTGCGCAGCACGTGCCGGCGCAGGATGGTCCGCTCCCGCAGCCCTTTCATCCGGGCGGTCCGCACGAAGTCGTCGCTGAGCACCTCCAGCACCGAGGCCCGCACGATCCGGGTGATGAAGCCGGCCATCGCCAGCGCGAGGGTGGTGGCCGGCAGGATCAGGTACTGCAGCCATGGCCCGACCAGTTCGGGCCGGTCCTGCAGGATCGCGTCGAGGAGGACGAAGTTGGTGGTGGGCTGGTAGTCGAGCTGGCTGGGCAGCCGACCGATCACCGGCATCCAGCGCAGCCACACGCCGAAGATCACGATGCTCAGTACGCCGAGGGCGAACCAGGGCAGCGAGAAACTGACCGTGGCGATGGACCGGGTGGCGGTGTCCACCCAGGTGTCTTTGCGCAGCGCGGCGATCACCCCGGTGACGACCCCGATGAGGATGGCGATCAGCATCGCCGCGACGGTCAACTCGATCGTCGCCGGCAGCGCGCCGCCGAGCAGGTCCAGCACGCTGTTGCCGCCGTAGAAGGAACGCCCGAGATCGAGGCCGAGCAGGTCACCGAGGTATCGCAGGTACTGCTCCCAGATCGGCTTGTCCAGGCCGAGGGCCTCGTTGATCCGGGCTTCGTTGGCCGAGATCTGCTCGGCGCTGAGGCCCTGGGTGCCGCTGGCCGCGAGGGTGGACGACGGTGAGCCGGGCAGCTGGCGGATGGCCAGGAACACCAGGGAGGCCAGGACGAACAGCACCACCGGCACGCTGGCCAGCCGGCGGACCGTGAGCATCGGCAGCGACCTGCCGCGCAGCAGCCGGATCATCGGCGGCTCCTCGGGTCCAGCGCGTCGCGCAGGTCGTCGCCGACGAAGTTGCTGGCGACCACGAAGATCAGCGTCAACGCTGCGGGCAGCACCGCCATCCGGGGTGCCGAGTAGATGAACTCCTGGCCGGCCTGCACCATGTAGCCCCAGTCCGGGGTGGGCGGCTGGATGCCCAGGCCCAGGTAGGACAGGCCGGCGGCGAATCCGGCGGCCACCGACAGGGTCATCACGACCTGGGCGAGCAGCGGGCCGGCGATGTTCGGCAGGATCTCCTGGATCATGATCCGGGGCGACCGGGTGCCGCCGAGCCGGGCGGCGAGCACGTAGTCGCGGGCGGCCTCCCGAGCGGTCAACGCCCGGGCCAGCCGGGCCAGGCCGGGTGACAACGCGACACCGACCCCGACCACCAGACTGCGTACGCCGGGTCCGCTGGCCGCCACCACCAGGATGATCAATAGCATCGATGGGAAGGCCAGCCCGACGTCGGTGACCCGCATCAGGATCTGCTCACCCCAGCCGCCGAGATAGCCGGCGAGCATGCCGACGGTGGTGCCGATGAGCGCGGCGACGGTGGTGGCGAGGAACGCGACCAGCAGCAGTGGTTGGGCGCCGTACACCAGCCGGGCCAGGAAGTCACGGCCGAGATCGTCGGTGCCGAGCGGGTGCCCGGCGGTGCCGAACCCGGCGAGGGTGACGTTGGACTGCCGCTCCGGGTCGGCGCCGATCATCAGCGGCCCGATGGTCGCCATCAGCACGAAACCGACGACCACCAGCCAGGAGACGGTGGCCAGCCAGGACCGGGCGATGGAGCGCCGCGCGTAGGCGGCTCTCCATCGCCCGACCGGCCGCGCCCCGGCGACCGTCACCGGTCCCCCGGACGGGCCACCGTGCGGATCGGATCAGACACTGGCGTTCTCCATGAAACAGCGGTGGTTGCCGAGCGCGGCGACGTTGGCTCCTTCGACGTTCGCCCCGGTCACCACCGGGTTCGCCGAATAGCAGAGCATCGACAGCACCATGTACTGCTCGGCGAACCGGCGCTGGATGTCGCTGTAGGCGGCGGTGCGCTCGGGACCGTTGGGCAGGTTCTTCGCGGCGGCCAGGTCGTCAGCGAACGCCTCCGAGCCGGGCAGCGTGTTGAAGCCGGAGGTGAAGTCGCCGTACACCCCGGACGGCAGGCCCATCGCCCCGATCATGTTGTCCGGGTCCGGGATGTAGGAGTTGCGCTCCCAGATCATCAGCTCGTGGAACTCGTCGTCCGGGTCGAGCAGCCGGCTGAAGTAGGTCGCCGGGTCGACCGAGTCGCTCACGACGGTCAGCCCGATGTCGGTGAGGTTCTGCGCGACGATCTGCGCCGCTCGCGGGTGCCAGGAGTCGCTGGCCGCCATCAACGCCACCTGCCGGCCGGTGGCGCCGGCCGACTCGATCAGCCGCCGGGCCTCGTCCGGATCGAACCGGCTCAGGTCGGCCAGGCTCGGGTCGTGGCCGTCCTGCGACGGTGGGATCGTGTAGCCGTCGGGTGGCGCGCCGATTCCGAAGAACGCCTGGGCGATGATCGCCTCGCGGTCGATCGCCAGGTTGATCGCCTGGCGCACCTCCAGCTCCGGGATCCGCCGGGCGTCGATCATCATCATCGCGTCGAAGCTGTACGGCGTCTCGTGGAAGGTCACCGCGTCGTCGGCCTTGAGCTGCTCGACCGCCGAGTACGGGGTGAACTGGGTGGCGGACAGGTCGCCGCTGAGCAGCGAGCTGACGATGGTCGAGGGGTCCTGGACCTGTTGCATCACCAGCCGGTCGACCTTGGGCCGGCCGGTGCGGTAGTCCTCGAACGCGGTCAGCACCACCTGCTGCCCGGCGGTGGCCGAGGAGAACTGGAACGGGCCGGTGCCGACCAGGTTCTTGCCGATGTCGGCGCCGTACTCGGCGAGCGCTGCGGAGGATATGATCCGGCCGCCGATGTCGGAGAGCCGGTTGAGCACGGTGGCGTCCGGGCTGTTGAGCACCATCACCACGGTGTACTCGTCGGGGGCGTCCAGCGAGGCGACGTTGGCACCGAGGCTGCGCAGCGGCCGGGACGACCCCTCGGGCAGGGTCGGGTCGTCCTCGTTGAACTGCCGACCGAGGCTGGCCAGCACGTCCGCCGAGGTGAAGGTGGTGCCGTCGTGGAAGGTGACGCCCTGGCGGAGGGTGAAGGTGTAGGTCAGCCCGTCGTCGGAGATTTCCCAGCTCTCGGCGAGGTCGGCCTGCGGCTCGTTGGTCTCGAAGGAGATGAAGGTCAGCCCACGGCAGATGCAGTCGACCGCCATCCAGTCGCCCAGTGAGGTGTAGAAGGCCGGGTCGTGGACGGCGCTGGTGGCGTCGATGCCGAGCGTGAGGGTGCCGCCGCTGCTGGTGCCGTCGTCGCCGTCGTCGCTGCCGTCGGAGGCGACGCCGCAGGCGGCGAGCAGGCTGCTGGCGCCGAAGCCGAGGCCGAGCAGTCCGGTGCCACGCAGCATCGCGCGGCGGGTTATCAGGTTCTGCGGGAGGTTGCGGGGATCGTCCGACATAGTGCGCTCCTCGGCAGGGTATGGGACGAAGATGGATGAAATTTCATTTGGATTGGATCCAAAACCATCATCTGCGGTACCCAATTCGGGTCCGTATCGCGATTGTGAACGTCTGGTGTCGGGATATCGAGAATGGACAGGGTCCCCCATGGCCGGCGCGGTGGCCGACGTACCGGCCGGGTCAGTCGGCCGGCACCACGTCTGTTCCGTCTGTTCCGGTGGAGCAGCAGGCACTGCCCGCGCCGCGGGCAGTGGCCGGATCCGGAACGTCCATCGCCGGATTGCGGTCGAAGAAACCGTCCGGTTCAAGGATCATGTGGATCGCGTCCACCGGCATCACCGGCCACTGCTCGGGACGCGGGAAATGGTGGGTGCCGAGCACCGGCCACAGCACCAGCTCCGCACCGTCGATCGACCGGTCCTGGCGCTGCCAGACCTGCACACCGTCGTCGCCCGGCTCGGCATGGTTGGGATAGCGGCCACCGAGGAACTGCTCCTGCGGGTCGTACGGGGTGGCCCACAGGTGCTGGTGGATGAACGGTGCGCGGCGGGCCATCACCGAGTCCGGCCGGGCGAACGACCGGGTGGTGTTCGGCAGCAGCAGCCGGTAGGCCGTCGGTTCACCGTACCGGTTGGTCCGGGTGGTGCTCTCCACCCGCCAGCGGCGGGCCGACGACGGATCGGTGCGGCGCGCCGCCTGCGACTCACGCAGCAGCGGGGTACGCACGTTGCGTACCGCGTTGCCGTACGGGTCGCGCGCCGGGTCGGTCTCGCCCTCGGCGTGCTCCTCGACCAGCCGGTTGCGCGGTCCGTCCACCGCCATGTCCAGGCGTAGCCCGAAGTAGTGCTGGTGGGTCGGCGTCTGCACGTTCGGCGCGACGACCCGGCCGTAGCGCACTTCGTCGCCGTCAGCGATGCCGGAGGCGGAGAGCATCCCGGTCAACTTGACCTCCAGCTCGATCCGGCCGTCCTGGTAGAGCGACCAGTAGAAGCCGTAGTCGTAGTTGGCCACGGTCTGGAAGTTGGAGATGACCAACCGACGGGAGCGGCGCACCTGGCTGACCCCGCGCCGCAGGTCGTTGTGCTTCCAGAGGATGCTGTGGTCCTCCTCGTGCATGCAGATCGCGTTCGGGATGGTCACCGGGCCGCCGTCGCCGCCGAGGTAGGCGGTGTCGAAGTAGTAGATGACGCCGAGGCAGTCGCAGCCGAGGGCAAGCGAGTTGGTCAACGGCCCGGCCCCGTACTCGCCCCAGTCGAAGAAGTTCTTGCGGTACTGGGTGGAGTTGGGGTCGAGGTACGGAACGTACATCTCGTTGCAGGCGGCCCGCTTGACCACTGGCCGGCCCTGGAACTCCAGGTCGTACAGGACCAGGCCCTCGCGGTGGGTGAAGCCGACCCGCAGCTGCCAGCCCTGCCAGCTGACCTGCCAGCCGTCGACGTCGAAACTCGGACCGTCGGGCTGCACGACGTCCAACGGCCGCAGCCCGGGCCGGGTCGGCCAGGCCTCGGCCTCCAGCGGGCCGGCCTCGTCCGAGATCGGCACCACGCCGTGGTCCTCGACCTCCAGGACCTCCATGGTCGCCATGTCGATGATCGGCACCACGCCCTGCACCGGGCGCACGTAACCGTTGTCGCCCTCGTCGACGCGGTGCCAGACGGTGCCCCAGGTGAGCCGCCGGTCGGCGTACCGCTTCGGCTCGAAGCCGCCCATCGACTCGGCGTCGACCATCACCAGGGAGACGTCGTGGATGCCCCGCTTGGCGAGCACCTCGCGGAACACCGGGCTCTGCCGGCAGGCCTGGGCGGCCGCGCGGGCCTCCTCGGAGGTGATGCCGGGCCGACGCGGGTCGAGCGGACGCCAGTCCAGGCAGCGGTCGGCGGCGCCGTCGCCTTCAGCGTGGTTCGACGCCGCACCGCCGTCCCGGCTCCCGGCGGCCAGCGCGACGTCGATCTCCCAGGCGGTGCCGGCGGCGTGGTCCATGGCCACCAGTCCGAGTCGGACCTCCCCGGCCGCGGCCGCGCCGGCCAGGACGGCCCGGGCGTGCGCCTCGTCCAGCGTGGCCCCCCAGAACCGGGTCCGCTCGCCGAGCCGACCGTCGGCGCGGGCGACGGCGACGGCCCGGGCGATCTCCGCCGGGCTGGGTGGGTCGAGCGGGTGGTTGCGGTGGTTGCGCCCGTCCGGGCTGGGGTGGCACGCGCTCACGATTGCTCCTGTCGCCGTCGCGGGAGTCGTTCCGATGCGGTCCGGCTCGTCTGGGGTCGGTCTGCGTCGCGTCGTGGTGGCTGCGGCGGGCCGGTGCTTCCTAAGAACTCCCTGGCCAAGGTAGTCTCGGATACTACCGCAGGATCTTTGGATCCAAAACCGGGATCCAAAGCGAAATGTACGGGACCCGCAGGGTCGCCGGCCGGCTTGCTATCGTGACACTCACATCGCACCACTGTGGAGACGATGGCAGCCGGGCCGGCACCCGGCCGGCTGCGCCGCACACCGATCAGACAGGGGCACCGGGCATGCCAGTCAGCTCGACGGAGAACACCAGCAGTGCCCTCGTCGACGCCACCGCGGCCAAGATCCGCGCCAAGATCATGTCCGGCGAGATCCCGATCGGTGCCCAACTGCGCCAGGCCGAGCTGGCCAAGCTGCTCGGAGTCAGCCGCACCCCGGTCCGGGAGGCGCTGCGGCAACTGCAGACCGGCGGGCTGATCGAGGTGGTGCCGCACCGTGGCGCGGTGGTCCGGGTCCCGGCGCCGTGGGAGGTCCGGGAAGCCTACGAGGTCCGTGCGGAGCTGGAGGCGCTGGCCTGCGAGCGGGCGGTCAGCCGGATCACCGACGACGTCCTGCACGAGTTGCGGGAGGCCAACTCGCTGCTGCGGCGTACCGAGCAGGCCGCCCGGGGCAGCATCCCGCAGCGACGGGTCGAGGACGACCCGGGGGTCGCCCGCGCCCGGGTGGCCCTGGCCGGCTCCACCAACGCCGCCAACGACCGGTTCCACACCCTCATCCACCAGGTGGCCGGCAACGACTGGCTGGCCAGGGTGATCAAGGAAATCAACGAGGCGTTCCCGCGTAACGTCTCGGCGCTGGTGCTGCAGGACAACCCGCGGCACCGCGACGACAACTTCCACGAACACGAACGGATCATCGCCGCGCTCACCGCGGAGGATGGCGAGCGCGCTCGGCGCGAGATGCAGGCCCATGTGATCAGCGCCGGTGAGCAGTTGGCTCGCTGGTACGAGCGGCGATCGGCGACGGTGTTCCGGGGTTGACCCGGTCGGCGGCCCAGTCCCCGGGTGGCACCCCGTCGACCCCCATCGCCGCCGGAGCGAGAAACTCCAGGTCCGGCCGGGGCACCCCGGTCGCCAGGTCGGCCAGCGCGGCGCCGATCGCCGGCCCGAACTTGAACCCGTGCCCGGAGCAGGCCGCCGCGACCAGCGCCTGCGGGTGCGCCGGCAGCGCACCGACCGCGAACCGGTTGCCCGGTGCCATGGTGTAACGGCAGGCCAGCTCGGCGGTGACCGGGCCGTCGGCGGCCGGCAGGAACCGACGGGCGACGGAGAGCAGCTCGGCCCGCTCGGCGGCGGTCACCGGCCCGGGTGCCCGGCTCAGGTCGTCGACCGGCCCGTGGTCGAACCCCACCTTGACGGCGTCCGGACCGTGGGCCGGGATGCCGTAGAGCAGACCGACGCCGGGGACCTCGACCGAGAACGGGCCGAGCGCCGGTGGGGCCAGCAACGCCGGGGTCGACGAGCCGATGTGGATGTTGACGATCCGCACGGTGGTCAACCGGCCGACGAACTCCGGCACCAGGTCGGCGGTCCACGGTCCGGCGCAGATGACCAGCCGGTCGGCGAGAACGTCACCGGAGTCGGTGTGC is a window from the Solwaraspora sp. WMMD792 genome containing:
- a CDS encoding ABC transporter substrate-binding protein produces the protein MSDDPRNLPQNLITRRAMLRGTGLLGLGFGASSLLAACGVASDGSDDGDDGTSSGGTLTLGIDATSAVHDPAFYTSLGDWMAVDCICRGLTFISFETNEPQADLAESWEISDDGLTYTFTLRQGVTFHDGTTFTSADVLASLGRQFNEDDPTLPEGSSRPLRSLGANVASLDAPDEYTVVMVLNSPDATVLNRLSDIGGRIISSAALAEYGADIGKNLVGTGPFQFSSATAGQQVVLTAFEDYRTGRPKVDRLVMQQVQDPSTIVSSLLSGDLSATQFTPYSAVEQLKADDAVTFHETPYSFDAMMMIDARRIPELEVRQAINLAIDREAIIAQAFFGIGAPPDGYTIPPSQDGHDPSLADLSRFDPDEARRLIESAGATGRQVALMAASDSWHPRAAQIVAQNLTDIGLTVVSDSVDPATYFSRLLDPDDEFHELMIWERNSYIPDPDNMIGAMGLPSGVYGDFTSGFNTLPGSEAFADDLAAAKNLPNGPERTAAYSDIQRRFAEQYMVLSMLCYSANPVVTGANVEGANVAALGNHRCFMENASV
- a CDS encoding primary-amine oxidase, with product MSACHPSPDGRNHRNHPLDPPSPAEIARAVAVARADGRLGERTRFWGATLDEAHARAVLAGAAAAGEVRLGLVAMDHAAGTAWEIDVALAAGSRDGGAASNHAEGDGAADRCLDWRPLDPRRPGITSEEARAAAQACRQSPVFREVLAKRGIHDVSLVMVDAESMGGFEPKRYADRRLTWGTVWHRVDEGDNGYVRPVQGVVPIIDMATMEVLEVEDHGVVPISDEAGPLEAEAWPTRPGLRPLDVVQPDGPSFDVDGWQVSWQGWQLRVGFTHREGLVLYDLEFQGRPVVKRAACNEMYVPYLDPNSTQYRKNFFDWGEYGAGPLTNSLALGCDCLGVIYYFDTAYLGGDGGPVTIPNAICMHEEDHSILWKHNDLRRGVSQVRRSRRLVISNFQTVANYDYGFYWSLYQDGRIELEVKLTGMLSASGIADGDEVRYGRVVAPNVQTPTHQHYFGLRLDMAVDGPRNRLVEEHAEGETDPARDPYGNAVRNVRTPLLRESQAARRTDPSSARRWRVESTTRTNRYGEPTAYRLLLPNTTRSFARPDSVMARRAPFIHQHLWATPYDPQEQFLGGRYPNHAEPGDDGVQVWQRQDRSIDGAELVLWPVLGTHHFPRPEQWPVMPVDAIHMILEPDGFFDRNPAMDVPDPATARGAGSACCSTGTDGTDVVPAD
- a CDS encoding ABC transporter permease, with product MTVAGARPVGRWRAAYARRSIARSWLATVSWLVVVGFVLMATIGPLMIGADPERQSNVTLAGFGTAGHPLGTDDLGRDFLARLVYGAQPLLLVAFLATTVAALIGTTVGMLAGYLGGWGEQILMRVTDVGLAFPSMLLIILVVAASGPGVRSLVVGVGVALSPGLARLARALTAREAARDYVLAARLGGTRSPRIMIQEILPNIAGPLLAQVVMTLSVAAGFAAGLSYLGLGIQPPTPDWGYMVQAGQEFIYSAPRMAVLPAALTLIFVVASNFVGDDLRDALDPRSRR
- a CDS encoding alpha/beta hydrolase, which gives rise to MDIVLVHGAGGTPSTWAHVAPLLRATGHRVHLVTNPMNSLVEDVANTTAVLADCTAPVLLVGHSYGGAVITNVGRDERVAGLVYVCAFAPDNGESIQDIIGRYPPAEVSRHMRRGPNGEWASEHSPEYWAEIGWDVPEAERDNFDADSRPSADAIFAQPTGVPAWRDKPSWYLVAAQDKTLRPDTQRDMAARAGATVAEITGSHFTPRVWPREVADLVERAAAGIAGAPR
- a CDS encoding ABC transporter permease — its product is MIRLLRGRSLPMLTVRRLASVPVVLFVLASLVFLAIRQLPGSPSSTLAASGTQGLSAEQISANEARINEALGLDKPIWEQYLRYLGDLLGLDLGRSFYGGNSVLDLLGGALPATIELTVAAMLIAILIGVVTGVIAALRKDTWVDTATRSIATVSFSLPWFALGVLSIVIFGVWLRWMPVIGRLPSQLDYQPTTNFVLLDAILQDRPELVGPWLQYLILPATTLALAMAGFITRIVRASVLEVLSDDFVRTARMKGLRERTILRRHVLRNAGLPIVTVLGLQFGSLLGGSVITETVFSYPGVGNLLVSSVLQRDYPVVQGAALAIALLFVLVNAAVDLFYLVLDPRLRRG
- a CDS encoding GntR family transcriptional regulator, translating into MPVSSTENTSSALVDATAAKIRAKIMSGEIPIGAQLRQAELAKLLGVSRTPVREALRQLQTGGLIEVVPHRGAVVRVPAPWEVREAYEVRAELEALACERAVSRITDDVLHELREANSLLRRTEQAARGSIPQRRVEDDPGVARARVALAGSTNAANDRFHTLIHQVAGNDWLARVIKEINEAFPRNVSALVLQDNPRHRDDNFHEHERIIAALTAEDGERARREMQAHVISAGEQLARWYERRSATVFRG
- a CDS encoding ABC transporter ATP-binding protein, yielding MTSAPASANPAPAGPAAPVLSVRGLRVEFDVPAGRLPAVAGVDLDLHAGEILALVGESGSGKSALAMSLVGLNRAPGTHITGRVEFDGRDLTTASEADLRRVRGRDISVVFQDALAALNPLQRAGAQVAEMIRTHQRISRARAWQRAEELLADVGIANPARNARAYPHQLSGGMRQRVMIAIGLANDPTVLIADEPTTALDVTIQAQVLATLKRLQAEHGTSIVLITHDLGVVAEVADRVAVMYGGRIVEQGTRDQVLYSPQHPYTMGLLDSVPRVDGPVADRLPAIPGSPLTGVDRPPGCGFAPRCAFAHADCDTSPPELVNRYGEPGHVDACLLDASARHTARTPAAVGGRP